DNA from Sphingomonas psychrotolerans:
CGGCGCCGACGTGCGGATCGCCGCACCCGATTCGCGATTGTCGGTGATGGAGATGAAATGGGGAATCGTGCCCGATATGGCGGGCTTCGCCTTGTGGCGCGGCAATGTGCGCGACGATGTGCTGCGCGAATTGGTTTATACCGCGCGCGAGTTCGGCGCCGAGGAAGCGCAGGCGCTCGGCTTCGTCACCCGGATCGCGGCGGACCCGCATGCCGAAGCGATGACGCTCGCGCGGGCGATCGCAGGACGCAATCCGGATGCGATCAGGGCGGCGAAGCGGCTTGCCAATCTCGAGACCGGCGCCGCCGAGACGCTGGTCGCGGAGAGCGCGGAGCAGGCGCGGCTGCTGCGCACGACCAACCAGATCGAGGCAGTGATGGCCAATATGCAGAAGCGCACGCCCGACTTTACCGACTGACTATTGCAATCGGAGCACCTGTCGCTAGATCAACGTCCATACCCGAAACTCGAAAAGCGAGTCCCTGAATGCGAGAGGCTGCCATCGTTTCGACTGCGCGAACCGGCGTGGGCAAGGCCGGGCGCGGCTGGTTCAACGACACCGAAGCGCCGGTTCTCGCCGCGCATGTGATGAACGCGGCGATCGCGCGCGCCGGAATCGACCCGGGCCGGATCGACGACGTGTTCTACGGCATGGGCAATCAATGGGGGACGCAGGGCGGCAACATGGCGCGGCTCTCCTTGTTCGCCGCGGGCGTCCCGTACAGCGTCCCCGCATTCAGCCTGGATCGCAAATGCGGCTCGGGCCTCACGGCAATCGCACTGGCAGCGCGCTCGATCATGACCGACGAGATCGACGTGGCGCTCGCCGGCGGGATGGAGTCGATCAGCCTGACGATGCAGAACGCGCCGCGGGTGGTGAACCAGTCGGTTACGGCCAAGGTGCCGGCGGCCTACATCCCGATGATCGAGACCGCCGAGGTCGTCGCCGAGCGCTATGGGATCAGCCGTGCGGCGCAGGATGCATTCGCCGCGACCAGCCAGCAGCGCGCCGCGGCGGGACTTGCAAGCGACGCGTTCGCCGAGGAGATCGTGCCGATCACCGTCGAGAAGGCACTGTACGACAAGGACGGCAATCGCACCGGCAGCGAAACCGTGACGGTCACCCGCGACGAAGGCATCCGACCGGGAACCACGGTCGAGGCGCTCGCCGGTCTCAAGATCGTCTGGAAAGACGGCGACTTCGTGAAGGAGGGCCGGCACGTCACCGCAGGCAATGCCAGCCAGCTCTCCGATGGCGCCGCCGCGCAGATCCTGATGGATCGCAAGACCGCCGAGGCCGAGGGCAAGCAGATCCTCGGCATCTATCGCGGCTTCCAGGTCGCGGGGTGCGCGCCCGACGAAATGGGAATCGGCCCGGTCTTCGCGGTGCCGAAGCTGCTCGCGCGCGCCGGCCTTAAGGTCGAGGACATCGGCCTGTGGGAAATCAACGAGGCGTTCGCCAGCCAATGTCTCTATTGCCGCGACACGCTTGGGATCGACCCCGACAAGCTCAACGTCAATGGCGGCGCGATCGCGATCGGGCACCCGTTCGGGATGACCGGATCACGGCTCGTCGGCCATGCGCTGATCGAGGGACGCAAGCGCGGCGTGCGCTATGTCGTCGTCTCGATGTGCACCGCCGGGGGCATGGGCGCCGCCGGGCTGTTCGAGATTCCCTAGGCCCCGAGCGCCTTCGCCGCCGCCGCCTCGGCCTCGGCATGCAATGCCCAGAAGCTGGCGATGTGCTTGCCCTCCAG
Protein-coding regions in this window:
- a CDS encoding crotonase/enoyl-CoA hydratase family protein; this encodes MTERVTITIEDHVADVRLARPDKLNALDPAMFAALIDAIAQLGETPGLRAVVLSGEGRGFCAGLDMASMASAGSGVDLAARTQGLANDFQQVAWGWRTLAVPVIAAVHGVAFGGGLQIASGADVRIAAPDSRLSVMEMKWGIVPDMAGFALWRGNVRDDVLRELVYTAREFGAEEAQALGFVTRIAADPHAEAMTLARAIAGRNPDAIRAAKRLANLETGAAETLVAESAEQARLLRTTNQIEAVMANMQKRTPDFTD
- a CDS encoding thiolase family protein, giving the protein MREAAIVSTARTGVGKAGRGWFNDTEAPVLAAHVMNAAIARAGIDPGRIDDVFYGMGNQWGTQGGNMARLSLFAAGVPYSVPAFSLDRKCGSGLTAIALAARSIMTDEIDVALAGGMESISLTMQNAPRVVNQSVTAKVPAAYIPMIETAEVVAERYGISRAAQDAFAATSQQRAAAGLASDAFAEEIVPITVEKALYDKDGNRTGSETVTVTRDEGIRPGTTVEALAGLKIVWKDGDFVKEGRHVTAGNASQLSDGAAAQILMDRKTAEAEGKQILGIYRGFQVAGCAPDEMGIGPVFAVPKLLARAGLKVEDIGLWEINEAFASQCLYCRDTLGIDPDKLNVNGGAIAIGHPFGMTGSRLVGHALIEGRKRGVRYVVVSMCTAGGMGAAGLFEIP